GTTTGCGATAAAACTCAGCTGCTTGGCAATGATTTGAAAACCTCAGGTATTAAGCTAATGCTGGAAAAGAAgcgggactttttttttttttttttttttagtctataaaaggtcaaagttcatTTGAAGTTTCTTAATTCCTCTGATACCAAAGTGAAGTTCTTAATGCCTCAGCAAGACTGAAGCTGCTCTGATAGACTGAAGGCGTCCGACTTAAAGCGTCTCGTCTCACCGGAGAAGATTAGAAGAAGTTTTGAAGGAGGGATCGAGTCTGTCTGTTCGGCACTGAGACTCAACATGTCAACGCCTGCAGGCTAGATTAGCTGAGGAGTGACTGACACTAAGCATTAAGAGGGTTCTGCTTATGAAAACAGCGTTGAGCAACACGCTCGCTcccacatacacaaatacacactttcTTGATCTCTCATATATACACTCACATACATACCTGTCACCTGCTGGTACACATGCATGGCATTGTGGGAATACTTGGTGTGTCAAAGCGATTGAGTCACTCACATTctgctttccccccccccccccccagaagacgaagatgacgatgatgatgaagaagatgaagaagcagaggatgaagacgaggatgaggacgaggatgaggacgaggacgacgacgaggaagaggaggaggagattgaCGTGGTCACCGTAGAAAAAAGGCGCTCCACAATCAGCAAGGCGTCGCCCATGGCAACAGGCACCGTCACCATCTCTGTGCACCCAAAAAGCCAGGACTCGAGGGGAGTGGTCTCGGGGTCCAGTGGTCTGGTGAGCCGGTTTGTCAGCCGGGCACCTCAGGAACTGATCCTGAAGAGGAGCTCAGTCCACCAGCAGCAACACAACTACGCAGCCCCCTCGCCGTACGCCTCAGACGACGACCCAACACCACCTTCCAAGAAACAGAAGACGTTAGACACCCCACGACCCCCGACCAGGaccatatcctcctcctcctcgtcttcctccacGTCTTGCAGCTCCTTCGCCAGCATGTCAGGCGCGCGCAGCAAACGCAGCGCAAGTGGGGACAGCAGCCCGCGCGGCAGCTCGGATTCAGAGGACAGCGAGCGTCGGCGCAACCACAACATTCTCGAACGCCAGCGCCGCAATGACCTGCGCTCCAGCTTCCTGACACTGCGCGACCACGTGCCCGAGCTGGCGCACAACGAGAAGGCGGCGAAGGTGCTCATTCTGAAGAAGGCCACCGATTACGTGAGCTCGCTGGAGACGGAGGAGAtgaggctgcagcaggagaaggaCAGGCTGCAGGCCCGCAGGCAGCAGCTGATGCGCAGGCTGGAGCATGCAAGGACTCGCTAACGGACAACCACTACAACACGGAAACACTCACATATACCCTGGACAACCCCCCTGCCTCAACTGAGTCtgaaacacaaagtacacacaaacacacacatacacacaggcctTTAcacttatgcacacacacataggcctgcaTATCTGTTCATCTCAGAGGACGTTCATCTTCaggcgacacacacacacctgcaggagaagaagaaggaagggGGGTTTGCTGGAGGGATGCTTGGACTTTCACTGCCGCcactttttttgcacatttgttgaCGTTAAGAATGTTTAGGGTTTACTTTTTCAATCCAGTCACATTgaggaaagacaaaaagaaaagaaagaggaagcagagaggacacaccttgttttttttttggttttttttttacggtctTCCCTTCCTCtggtttttaaatcatttctatttgtatcttgttttttttttttttttttttgtactcacTGTGACACCAGCCTGGAATCTGGGTGATTCCcacatgatggatggatggatgtccGAGGGCACTTTGCTTGGAGAGTTCACATACAAGAAGCAGTGCACACTTAACTTTGCCTTCaccactgcaaaaaaaaaaaaaatacaaaataaactgaAGAGACTATGATGACGTTTGAGGTGTTATGGTTCACAGAAACGATGCCACTACaggtttctctttctctcactcctctcacaCACTGGTGCTCAAACAAAGTTCAGTGGATGTATAACTGTGCACCTTGCTAGCCGACACTTTTGTATATAACAATAGTGTACAGACAAAAATACACTCAGATCTGCCTTGTTTTGTAATACAttttgtccttgtttttttttatacatgtcaGGAAGCTGCCAATAACTAGACTGGAATTTATATACCTTTAAAGTACTGTAAGGCCTCGATTTTTGAGAGTCATGaactttgtaatataacaatatattgttttgtttcccttcttttttctttgtattgtatcatattaCTAATTCTACACACCTTTATGCTTTTAGTGTGACCCTGATACATACTAAATTTGATACTTATATTTTCGTATGAAAATGAGTTCTCAGTAGATATCACTTTATCTCGTCATTTTTTCCTCCTATCTCAGATAATTCTTTTgtacagaaaaatgtgttctaTCCTTATGTACCTGCTCTTTTTactttcttctccttttgtttatatttttaactaTCGGGTGCATAGAACTGGGTAAACGGATgaaagatgttgttgttttttttcacttttaaaatgtacatttagtGCTGCAACTCATAGCACTTTGAAATAcctcattttgaaaaataaatagacaTCATAAAATCCTATTTTCTGCATTTGTGGATTCTTTTATTGCTTCtgaaaccaaaaaagaaaatcacccTTAACCCTACCGCCCTCTCTCAtatgtgtcttttttctgttgttttttttttttactgttttcagtgtttgttttgctgcCCCAAAAGACCCATCCtgacaaagaaataaagaatgtGTCTTCTGAATCCTCTCTGTCTCAGCACCCTGCAGCTACCTCCCCCTTGGTAGCCTctcacacccacccacacacacacctacacactcgcacacacacttcAAGTGCTCGATTGCACACACTCGCCTCTTTCTCTATTTCTGTTTCCCTCCCTCACCGACACAGCCCTTCCTACTACATTGTTCaggctgttgccatggaaactggAGCAGCTGCTGAGTGGCAGACAGCGAGAGTGagtcttttatttgtctgttaGTAGTCTGTGTATTTCTGCCTGCCTGCATGTGTGCggtgcgtgcgtgtgtatgaatgcaaatgtgtgtatgtgagtccACCTTTTGTCCCAATCTGTGTGTGGCCCGGGCGCCTGAACTCTGCGGCCTGCCACCGTGCCAAGACGAGGCTGGATACTGTTTACCAACATCAGCCACATGGCTCtggcctcttcctcctcctcctcctcctcctaccccacctcctctttctccacCCCTCTGTGCTTCCATTGCCGGGCCTTAACCCAAATATGTGCCACTCAGGAGTCTGGCCGAGCGTTTTTTTTGGAGACGGCTGAAAGAAAAATCTGTTGCCACGGTCTGAGGAGCCTTTCAGCACAACAGTGTGTtcacagagggaaagagaaagagactcGGCGAGAAGGGAATTAACaggacataaaacacacactgttgatGACTTTGATTAATCCTTTTATCTCGGAAAGCAATGACTGCGAAACACCATAAGGCAGGGTGACTCTTCTCCTCCCGCAAAATCAACGTATTCCTTTACAGCACGGGAAGATGAATCAAACACACCAATCTTTACTTTTTCAGTGTCATGCTTTTCAGACTGATGTAGAGCAGGAGCATAATGATGCAGAGGTATGTACACTCTGTAACAGACAGGGCTATACCAAGACTGATTACTTAGTTTTGGAGTTTAGACAGCCAAAGACTGAGCCTCTTGGTGGGGGGAGTGTAACTGGTGGATTACATAACAGGAGGCTGGCGGGTCTGGTGTCTTTGTGCACACTTAACTGtgcacgtatgtgtgtgtgtgtatgggacaGTGAGTGTGCATGTATGCGTGTGCCCTCTCGTGGGACTTCCCCTTACCATCTGCCTGATGGCTTATCCTGCTAAGTTATAGGATGAAAACAAGTTCATGGACAATAACAACCCACATACAAATTAaaggaagaagaacagaagtGTGTGAGCCAAGCAACGCAGTTTGCTTACGATCGTTATATTAACGGACGTTTAATAAGATGCACAGAAACCACATACAAATCCTCACAGTGTCCAGTATCACATTTTCCACCCACACctctctgtgttaaacaaacaaaaaaaggtgctctcctcacctcctcctcaacCCCCTGCCACACACTAATATGCTCACACGCTTCAGCCACAGTTAAGCTTTTCGACTCTCCGAAACGAGGCTAATTGTTTTAGAGGGGCGCTGACGTCCAGCGAGTAGCCATCTCCTACGTTAAACAGACATATGGCCGTGGCTTTTCCCTGATTAGTACCCATTATCCTTCTGCCCACCGAGTGCCTGGCTGGAGCTGcccagacacacacgcacacgacACAACTCTAATGGGCTTACACCCCACTGATGGATGTGCATGAAAGCAACACAGAACAAAATGCagcatgtttgtctttttttgttgtttgtgtgtgtgtgcgtgtgtgtgtgtgtgtgtgtgtgtgtgtgtgtgtgtgtgtgtgtgtgtgtgtgtgtgtgtgtgtgtgtgtttgtgtgtgtgtgtgtgtgtgtgtcttctcatgttgttttgagATCTTCATCCCTGCCGGCATTAATTGACAACACTtgtcacaacattttttttattgtcctgtCGGGCACCAGATCTGTATTCAGCATGTTAACCTTCCCATATGGTGGAAACAATGGCttcagtgagtgagtgtgtgtgtgtgtgtgtgtgtgggtgtgtgggtgtgtgtgaataaacaagtgtgtgtgtttagaatgTGCCCAACCTCTGCAAAAGGCATGCCCGTCACCCATGCGCCACACTTGCCTTCTTTTTTTGCCAAGAGCCCTGCTATCTGTGAGGgagtgtgtttatatgtgtgtgtgtgtgtttgtgtgtgtgtgtgtgtgtgtgtgtgtgtgtgtgtgtgtgtgtgtgtgtgtgtgtgtgtgcgagggGGCCGTCACCATCTGTTGTTGGGTCCAGCGCAGTCGCAGCGGCTCAAATGATGTGTGTTTGGGTCGTGGTAGGTAGAGAAGATGAGGCCAATAGAGAGGAGATATCAGGGGTATTGGGGCAGAAAAcatggatggatgtgtgtgcgtgtgtttcctCGAGGGGGGGCCAGTTCCTCGAGGTAACCCGTTGCCCTAGCTGGGTAATATGCAGGCCTGACAAAGAGCTGCGGAGCTACAGTAATTGCAGAGCACATAGTGGACAGAGGAAAGGGAGGGAGttagggagggagagaaaaggaggccTGAGTGTTTGATCAAAGTTTACCAAAGTCGGAGAAGATTTGCATACAGATGGTACTGTAGCCCGGCCCCCGGAATACCTTtccctctctttattttttctttctccgtccctctctctccctctaacacacacgcacacacgcacgcgcgcacacacacacacacacacatacacaagcactCCACACAAATGTAATAGGGTTTCATTGAAGAATCCATGAATAGCCTTTCAAGAGCGTGTTCAGAGGAAGAAACGGCCTTGGCTGCACAACACAGCACctagaaagaggaagaaagagggagggagaaaagggaaaagaaaagaagagataaaaagtGATAGAAAAGCAATGATTAAGACAGCGagagcatggggggggggggggggggggggggggagaaaaaaaaaagcccctccATGGAGGTCtaattattaaaacaaattaacCCCGTACAGTTTACCTTTCAGGGGCCATGAATCGCACAAGCATCCACTGATATAATATATCTCTACTGACATCCATTCACATCCTTCATTCATCCTGTCCTACTGTCACGTCCTCTGCTCTTTATTGATTTTGAATGCCATTGTTCTGCGGGCATTGATTACATAAGTGCCGTCCTCTGGGTAAGTTAGATGTTCCTTTGGCTCCATTGTTTTGAGGCCAGCTTCTGGCAATTAGCCTGCTGTGCCAAGTGTCCTTGCAATGTGTGTGTCAGCGCCTGAGCTCCTACACAACATGACATCTAACAGTTAAAGGCACAAGCGGGTCCGCAACCAGCCTGAACGTGCTGTCACATGCTGACGTTGTTTGACAGGACATTAGGCTGTGCGTAACTTTAATGTTTGAATATCAATCACCGGCGCTACACACCTTTTGTTTGGAGACACTCAGCTGTCAGTGAGTCATTAAAAAAGCACTATTCAGGGGAGCAGTTACAAAAGTgctttgaagaaaataaaagaggtaCACAAGAATAGAAAAGGCCAGGTTAAAATGGCGCAAACCACGAAAGAGGAGTCTCTCTTAGTTGTATTTAACTTTTAAGCAAATGAGTGAATTTTAAAAAGGTCAATTCAAAGACAGgacagaacatttatttttataagtTGAATCACAGCATGTAAACTATCCGAGTTAGGCTGGACTTACTTAGCACAATCATTTagatatgtttcttttttagtaTTGTAAGGGTCCTTTTTACAGTATGGGGAAGGTTGAAGCAGAAAGATGAaaagaagtggaggaagagagggatgaCAAGCGAAGACATGCCACCTGACTCAAATTGGGAATATTGAGATTGAAGTCTCAACTACATGAGATGTGCCACAGACAGAGCTTTCTATCCGTACCCTGCTTTCATTTTGTTCGTATTCCTGGAGGTTTTCCTTTAGCTTATGGATACGCACCAAACCTTACAACACCAACCAGACCAGCAAAACACAACGAAGAAGAATATTTTGGAAAACGGCGTTACTTTTTAAGAAGAGATTGTGCGAGTTGGTtaggacacacaaacatcttgGCAACAGGGAAACACAACTACAAAAGAACAGTTGGGCTGAATCTATCACTTCAGGTTTCAGGTCATCGGTTGCCATCAGCGACAAGGTAAGTGCCTGCTTCGCTTGAGCTGGTcaaactttttcacatttttcatcgACATGGGGTTGAAAGTGAGAGGTGAAACATTAGGCCAACGAAATGTTAGGTTCAGCTTGATGTATTGGGATGCCATCATATCCATTGGTTGACTTATTTACAAAGGCTCTGTTGCATAAAGGTAGGATTTATGGTGGTCTTTATAAACAAGCTGGCCTACTGTAAACACAGTGATTTACACTTACAGAAGTAGAGGCCGTGTATTAGTGATTACACTCTTTTAAAGTAAGGCCTATTTCAgccagtttgtgtgtatgtgagcgCACACCCAAAGCCTcgcttttctgtgtgtttatgagtaTGAGAGTGAGTACTTCTGTTTATTTGGAGTAATCACCAAGGCGCTTCtgtgtttgtacatttgtatcGAGATTGATTCATGACTGtttctgcagaggaaacagatAACAAATGGTTTTCTGGTCCAATAAACACCGTCTGCCTGTAAACTAAATTAGCCTAAACTAAACCCTCCTCTGCGTGCTCCGTCTGTACGAGGCTGAATGGATTGCCCGTTCAGACGCTGTCGTGTTCTGCCATACAACTCAATGAGAGACATATTGACTGAGGGCTAATTGTGGAGTGCCAGTGTCACCTTAGGCCTATAAGCAGACTTTCCAGACTCCCCAGTGATTTGGGCTACTAATCAATGAGTGAATGAGTTCGAATGGAGGCCACGTTCGTTACTACATTTCTCAGCACTCAACACCAGAAGTGTCCCCTTGATTTTATTGGTCAGTGTGCCGCCGAAAGATTGCACCTCAAGACGAGGAAATAAGAAGAGCACACGTGAGGGGCCTTGACAATTTCCATGCTCCCTTGGTTGATTTAACGGTCATTTGGGGTCCGCTGGGGGCCAACTGTTTGATCACTGGAGAGCTTGGAAAGGTCTGACCCTTGGCCTTTACGCTTGCAAGGAAGGCTGACAGTGAAATGGGCTAAAGGAGGTTCACCTCAGATTAAAACTAAGATTTGTGTGGTATTTTAAATCCAGATAAATTATTAATACAAATCTTTACATAGTAATTAGCTCATCTGTCTTTTCATGAACTTCTATGTCTCCATGGTATGAATTGtttaccattttttaaaaaccaaaaggaAGTCTGGTTTAAAGAGAGAATAAAATCTTAGTTGAATCTCAGTCTAGTCAGGCCATTCATTCATCCACTGACCCTCTCAGTCACTGCTGAAGCCTCAGTGATGACTGTGTACACTGCAAATCCCTCTTTGCGTGCCCCTGGGGGGTTTGCAGAAGGCCTGGATTGGGGGCGAAAGCAGGATGTACTGAGGCAGCGGAGTCAGTTTGAGGGACATTTTGCCTGTTCAGCAAGAGTCTGCCCCCACATCCCAACAAAGACACTACACTCTGAATGAAAACGTACAGCTGTTTTCTTTCGAAAGATCTCCATAAAATGTGGTAAGCCGTTTTCAGCTTTTATAGGATGAGTTATATGAGAAGATATGTAAAAATGAGGGGATATGAAGGGAAAATTACAATTCACATCACCGATactcccttctttttttcccagcatTCCCAAGCTGTGAAGTTTGaggaatattttttaaatatataccCGCTTGGTATGTTGAATGTTTCTACAGACACTGCCCAGATAAGTGGACCATCTCTTATCTTTGTAGCTGCACTTTAattaatgaaatgtaaatgagatTACAATGAAGATCAGTACTCCTTTTTTACTTTAACTACTATGTGACACCATATATGATGCTTTAGATTCATAGATTTTGTCAATTGATTATGAATATTAAAAGAGCTTTATTTAGCTTTAGTAATCATTATGAGAATTTCAATAACATATGTTTAATAATAGTAACAAGTCAGACTGCTTTTTGAAGCAATATCCTCCTTGCGAATGCCACTTAGACAATAAATGATAAAATCCTAATCTCATTATCTCTTCGATTTTTTGGTctttattattaaaacacatGCCTTCAATTCTGGAGAGCACTGTATCTAAAAACCTAAAGCTTGACAGCAGAGGACACATCAAATGGTTAGCAACTCTGAGGTAAAAGACCAGAGAGGGGGAACAAGGTTATTGACACATTGGGGGTAACCTTGCTCCTCGACAGTTATCTGTCGGTTTGATGGTGAGCTGGAGTGCGACAGGGCAGAGGACTGGGCCCGGCGGGATGGCAGAATCCTCAGCAGGCGTCTCGTTGACACATGTGGGACAGAGCTCAGTGGAAATCGGGTTAATGAATCGTGGAGAGCTGGAAACGGCAGGGTTACTCGTCTTTTTCAATATTCCCAAGTCATTATCAGTTGGACCAGCACTCATCTGTTCACTAACGGGACAAGAGGAGGACAGGGGGGTCAGTAGGTGACATATCTGGACCTGTGAAAAGGATTTCAAACAATAGATCATAGATGTGCGCAAGACAAAGCAACTGCTTCTGAAATGCCATGGTCAATTTTCAATGGCAATAAAAGATggttctttctctttttgtgagtgttcatgtatATGATTCACATTGAATATAACCGTTAAGAATCTTGATGAATATTTGATAgcgtatttgttttttttataaatgtctcCGTATGCAGTCTCCTCTTCCAGCTGCACTATTTTTCCATCCTTTTGTGTGATTGTATTCTCTGGTGTGTCTTTGGTCCATGACCAGTCCATTACAGGCTTGTCTGCCTGGCTGTCACTTCCCTCTGATGGATCAGTGAGCTCCAGACAGAACCACCAGTCTCAATTTTAATAACACCAGCCTGTTTCTGCACTCAGACCCAACACAGATGCAAATCACTGCCTCTTATTAGATTGTGCTTAAACCAGATCACTCACCCTCTACTCCCCTTTTTCCCAGCAGTTGTTACCGTTGTTGAATAGTGTATTCTGACAAGCTAACCCTGACGAAATGAAGCTTTTAATTACCAATGAAAATTGGTTGAATTAGGACAACTGACTCGCCTGAATTCAGTCTCATAATACACATAATTCACCCTGTCTAAGAGGATGAAACATATTAGCATATTTAATTGGTGGCTTATGCCCATGTCTTGTGTTTGACAGCTGTTGAGTCAGATGAGGgcattgtgtgaatgtgagtcaCTGCACACTAATCTAATCATAAAACCTTGGTTGTGGATTGAGTTAGCGTTTTGGACATCCGTCAGCAAGCTCCCAGGATTACACACAAGGTTAATTATTAAGAATTAGATTTGGAGGGGCAGTGGCTTCATCCTTGTAAGGGTAAGGTAATAGTATTCTAGAGTCAAAGGCCAATGTAAACGATGGCCAGAAGAACAGCCCACAAATCACGATGCTGTGGTAACTCAGGCGTGGCATTGATTACTTTAATTGGTGGACTGGGAGAGGACAGCATCATTGAATTTGATTTAGCCCAGACACCCCCACCTCCGCACACACTTCAAATACAATCCACCGATGCATTGGTCATTGTTAGATGTCTGAACTACCTGGAGCATTCAACATCAATCTGGAAATCTACATCAAACAGAAGCCTAATTTTACAGTTCCACTTCCCAGGCCTAGCCAGCACTTTTCAGCGTCCTCCAATACGACCTTAAAGGACATTGATTTTCAACTGGGAAAAAGACTTAAGTcaggatttttttcattttgttctcgAGGGGGGAAATTAGCTGCACTTTGACAAATATCACGTTTTAAAAGCCCTGTCACACCAGGAATGCCAAAGCAAAATCTGTCCATGCATCCCAGGGCatgacattataactggcccaGAAGCGTTATTGAAAGACAGAGTGAGCCAGTTAAAATATACTGCCTTAATTACTGCTACATCATTAATGTTTAATAAGCGTCTGCACACGTGTGTCATAGATGATAGGCAGCCGCTGCCTACAGTCATAATGCTGTCACTCCTGTGACAGTTTTCTCTCATACATAAGTatagtaaaaatgttttttaaactattgGTTCATAGCCAAAAGCTAGGCAAAAAtccttaaagaaaagaaaatcactccTTTTGAGTCAAGGGCGACAGAAAGTATGAACACTGAAGGGAGAGAAAGTTCCAGCTACACTGGCAAGACTGTTTGAATTGGACATGATGCAGctaaaaatgttgtcttttgcCCAACATAATGTTCAATGCTGACATATGCAGACAAGTAAGTTGAGTATAGAAACAATAAGATAATTTTGCTTTGGTAGTTTGACTTGTTACTCTCTTCTGATGTGTACATACATATGTACTGTTCTTGGGCTAATGGTTCTGAAGTTGGGGTCAGACATCTTGAAAAGATGGACAAATTGAACTTCATGTCAACCCCtgccttggaaaaaaaaaactgaggctAGGAGGTGAAGTTACTGCTTAACTCCCAGAAGCCAAATTTGTAGTAATTCACCATTTGGTATCATTGATATCTGTTACAGCAGTGGCAGAACCAGCCCATAACATCCACCATTGCATTATCACACATCCTTGTGTGAACATGTTAGTCATAACCATGCAGTTGTCCATTCTTTAGTTCTTCTGAGTTTGCCATCACAACTTTCCTTGAAATTCCATCATCATGGTTTCCACTGACCTCCAGGAAAGAAATTTGGAAAAGATTTACAGCACAATTTTTGGACGATTTGATTGTCGCCTCAAAATGTCTAAGTCACCATCCTTCAAAGGGCCTACACAGTAATGTTGCAATATATTTGATTAGTTTTACTTTGTCCCCATGAGCAAATCCCCATTTCCTGGAAAGTATACTGAAATACGTGTATTGTGCCAAATCTTTCCTGCTCTTGAGTGTCCAAACCTTTTTCCAAAGCCACCTTCTACTGAAGGACACATGCTGTACTGTCACATATTGTTTTACGTAGGGCTGTAAAAAGAAGCTAAAATGGCTTTGCAGTTGGCACAGCTGCGGAGATAAGACCTTGCCCactttaaatacacacaaacaacaagatGATGTAGTACAGGAAACGTATTGAGCAcatatttcctcttttgttcCTTTCATTCTGTTGAATGAAAACTCAGAATGATTAATTTGCATCATCAGGGTATTCCTGGCACGCGATCACATTCTCTGTATCTttgttcttcctctgtctctctctctctctttctctctctccctaacacacacacacacactctcacactgttaaataagacacacacacacactcacaccaatACGCTGACATCGAGTGAGTGAGCGCCGGGCATGCCATTGATGCTCTGCTCTGGCTTCATCCATCACTGATA
The Labrus mixtus chromosome 12, fLabMix1.1, whole genome shotgun sequence genome window above contains:
- the mycn gene encoding N-myc protein isoform X2 is translated as MPAIVSKNSDLEFDSLQPCFYPDEDDFYFCGPDSAPPGEDIWKKFELLPTPPLSPSRAALPGEPANASPEVDPLGFGLGDPLDWASELLLLPEDDIWGASDDGDLFGSVMDTTNPNSIILQDCMWSGFSAREKLERVVTEKLGKAISTATGGGSSSGSGRNVCVKAPEVVSRSSVSECVDPTIVFPFPVHKKNVSRDSSGTVNTSTTHSNINSDSDEDDDDDEEDEEAEDEDEDEDEDEDEDDDEEEEEEIDVVTVEKRRSTISKASPMATGTVTISVHPKSQDSRGVVSGSSGLVSRFVSRAPQELILKRSSVHQQQHNYAAPSPYASDDDPTPPSKKQKTLDTPRPPTRTISSSSSSSSTSCSSFASMSGARSKRSASGDSSPRGSSDSEDSERRRNHNILERQRRNDLRSSFLTLRDHVPELAHNEKAAKVLILKKATDYVSSLETEEMRLQQEKDRLQARRQQLMRRLEHARTR
- the mycn gene encoding N-myc protein isoform X1 — translated: MPAIVSKNSDLEFDSLQPCFYPDEDDFYFCGPDSAPPGEDIWKKFELLPTPPLSPSRAALPGEPANASPEVDPLGFGLGDPLDWASELLLLPEDDIWGASDDGDLFGSVMDTTNPNSIILQDCMWSGFSAREKLERVVTEKLGKAISTATGGGSSSGSGRNVCVKAPEVVSRSSVSECVDPTIVFPFPVHKKNVSRDSSGTVNTSTTHSNINSDSEDEDDDDDEEDEEAEDEDEDEDEDEDEDDDEEEEEEIDVVTVEKRRSTISKASPMATGTVTISVHPKSQDSRGVVSGSSGLVSRFVSRAPQELILKRSSVHQQQHNYAAPSPYASDDDPTPPSKKQKTLDTPRPPTRTISSSSSSSSTSCSSFASMSGARSKRSASGDSSPRGSSDSEDSERRRNHNILERQRRNDLRSSFLTLRDHVPELAHNEKAAKVLILKKATDYVSSLETEEMRLQQEKDRLQARRQQLMRRLEHARTR